One window of Chamaesiphon minutus PCC 6605 genomic DNA carries:
- a CDS encoding cytochrome P450: protein MRLLVNKAFSPKTLETIRPAIVEIADSLLDRVEDRSEMDLIDDFAFPLPVMVIATLLGVDPADRLMFRDWALALQHASASRLTPSVAVYERAETATQAFIEYFKDAIAKRHANPREDLITALAKARYEGDKLNDEEILSTCIHLLTAGHETTINLIAKGTLSLLRNPAQMQRLRAHPDLMPAAVEELIRYDGPVQMLSRWAYEDVKIGGRLIRRGDSLGLMLGAANRDPSRFDRADELDLQRQDNHHCGFGGGIHFCLGAELARAEAQISLNILINRFPKLHLVDRAIKWADNIVFHGPEHLPVGL from the coding sequence TTGAGATTATTAGTAAATAAAGCTTTTTCGCCTAAGACTCTAGAAACTATCCGTCCGGCGATCGTCGAAATTGCCGATAGTCTGTTGGATCGTGTTGAGGATCGATCGGAGATGGATTTAATTGACGATTTTGCGTTTCCGTTGCCAGTAATGGTCATTGCTACTTTGCTCGGAGTAGATCCCGCAGATCGGTTGATGTTTAGAGATTGGGCATTAGCATTGCAACACGCTAGTGCTTCGCGATTGACTCCTTCTGTGGCAGTTTACGAACGAGCAGAAACAGCTACTCAAGCTTTTATTGAATACTTTAAAGATGCGATCGCCAAACGCCATGCTAACCCCCGCGAGGATTTAATTACGGCTTTAGCTAAAGCTAGATATGAAGGCGATAAATTGAATGACGAGGAAATATTATCTACCTGCATTCATCTACTCACGGCAGGACACGAAACGACAATTAACTTAATAGCCAAAGGAACGCTTTCGCTACTCCGCAATCCAGCTCAGATGCAGCGATTACGCGCTCATCCCGATCTGATGCCAGCGGCAGTAGAGGAGCTAATTCGCTATGACGGCCCCGTCCAGATGTTATCGAGGTGGGCTTATGAAGATGTGAAAATTGGCGGCAGGCTGATTCGCCGAGGTGACAGTTTGGGCTTAATGCTCGGTGCTGCTAACCGCGACCCCAGTCGTTTCGATCGAGCCGACGAACTCGATCTTCAGCGTCAGGACAATCATCACTGTGGTTTTGGTGGTGGCATTCACTTTTGTCTGGGTGCGGAACTAGCTCGCGCTGAAGCTCAGATTTCCCTAAATATCCTGATTAACCGCTTCCCGAAACTGCATTTAGTCGATCGAGCCATTAAATGGGCGGACAATATCGTGTTTCACGGCCCCGAACATTTGCCAGTTGGGTTATAG
- a CDS encoding IS4 family transposase, producing MTSRRRSNRDHAKKNHQPGVEDEIIAAQVEALLTPAIFNQSHYYRQLGLRNRLLNLPLMMAAVLTLLWRNVPGVRELSRMLGREGFLWCEPTQVSQQAIAQRFLTFPSELFERVFKELLPEFRVKWHQRKQRLLPQSIEFAQAKFERIWACDGSTLEAIFKKLDSLSDVPIGQLAGKMGVVIDLVTRLPIEIWFRENPKASDVNFEKDILNLVTSGTLLLLDRGFYHFQFWQELINRDIHFITRLKKGASLQIERVFSNSYSIRDRIVRMGSGTKKTPYITVRLVEIKVGKVWYSYLTSVLDPLNLPPYVVADLYGRRWRIEEAFNTVKRLLGLSYLWTGSVNGIKLQMWGTWLFYAVLVDLGDAVADELSLPFDRISLEMIYRGLYHFHVAHHKGLAANPVTYFAAPENQDLGIVKTVRKPNVKLIIAPFPDSMSRTDNFFFDSSPQARLTSAIAS from the coding sequence ATGACCAGCCGCCGAAGAAGTAACCGCGACCACGCCAAAAAGAACCACCAACCAGGTGTGGAAGATGAGATCATCGCCGCTCAAGTAGAGGCTTTATTGACACCAGCAATTTTCAATCAAAGTCATTACTACCGACAATTAGGGCTGAGAAATCGGCTGTTAAATTTACCCTTGATGATGGCAGCAGTGCTGACGCTACTGTGGCGGAATGTGCCAGGAGTCAGAGAACTAAGCCGAATGTTAGGGCGAGAAGGATTTTTGTGGTGTGAGCCAACACAAGTAAGTCAACAGGCGATTGCACAAAGATTTCTGACCTTTCCATCTGAGTTATTTGAGAGAGTGTTTAAGGAATTACTGCCAGAATTTAGAGTGAAGTGGCACCAGAGAAAACAGCGATTGTTGCCACAAAGCATTGAATTTGCTCAAGCAAAATTTGAGCGGATTTGGGCATGTGATGGCTCCACATTGGAAGCGATATTCAAGAAATTAGATAGCTTATCTGATGTGCCAATCGGACAACTAGCGGGAAAAATGGGAGTAGTCATAGATTTGGTGACGAGATTGCCGATTGAAATCTGGTTTAGAGAAAATCCCAAAGCTTCAGATGTTAATTTTGAGAAAGATATCCTGAATTTAGTAACATCGGGCACTTTATTGCTCTTGGATCGAGGCTTCTATCATTTCCAATTTTGGCAAGAATTAATTAACAGAGATATTCATTTTATTACTCGATTAAAAAAAGGTGCATCGCTACAGATAGAGCGAGTATTTAGCAATAGTTATAGTATCCGTGACCGAATAGTGCGGATGGGGTCTGGCACCAAAAAGACTCCATATATAACTGTAAGATTAGTCGAAATTAAAGTGGGTAAAGTCTGGTATTCTTATCTAACTAGTGTACTCGACCCATTGAATCTTCCTCCCTATGTAGTCGCCGATTTGTACGGAAGACGGTGGCGAATTGAAGAGGCTTTTAATACTGTTAAACGATTGCTCGGGTTGAGTTATTTATGGACTGGTTCAGTTAATGGAATTAAATTACAGATGTGGGGGACTTGGCTGTTTTATGCAGTTCTAGTCGATTTAGGTGATGCTGTAGCTGATGAATTATCTCTCCCATTCGACCGCATTTCTTTAGAGATGATTTATCGAGGTCTTTATCATTTTCATGTAGCTCATCATAAAGGTTTAGCTGCCAATCCAGTCACCTATTTTGCTGCCCCAGAGAATCAAGATTTAGGTATTGTTAAAACTGTTCGTAAACCTAATGTTAAGTTAATTATTGCACCTTTTCCTGATTCTATGAGTCGAACAGACAATTTTTTCTTCGACTCATCGCCTCAAGCCCGCTTGACAAGTGCGATCGCTTCTTAA
- a CDS encoding glutathione S-transferase family protein produces MKFYYDPASSYCQRVAIALYEKDIPFTPIKVSLFDPEAREQYQKINPFAKIPTLETDNGEIFFEACIIIEYLDRQFPQQPCLLNPERILEIRTIERIIDVYINSSREVLFADSQRELELRGKKEVIKASRLLEIACSLLEDRLQDRTWLVGEQFSLADCTAAPTLTYLRLVYDYRHLPNLTNYMKRLESRASVARVQREGRIRMNQMLASLAYPLKLAPLAVAR; encoded by the coding sequence ATGAAATTTTACTACGATCCAGCTTCATCTTATTGTCAACGAGTCGCGATCGCTCTTTACGAAAAAGACATTCCTTTTACGCCAATTAAGGTAAGTCTTTTCGATCCAGAAGCACGGGAACAATACCAAAAAATTAATCCCTTTGCTAAAATTCCGACCCTAGAAACCGACAATGGGGAAATATTTTTTGAAGCTTGCATCATCATTGAATATCTCGATCGGCAATTCCCTCAGCAGCCTTGCTTACTCAATCCAGAGCGGATTTTAGAGATTCGGACGATCGAGAGAATTATCGATGTTTATATCAACAGTAGCCGCGAAGTGCTGTTTGCCGATAGTCAGCGCGAATTGGAGCTGCGTGGCAAAAAAGAGGTAATCAAAGCGAGCAGGCTGCTAGAAATAGCTTGCAGCCTGCTAGAAGATCGACTTCAAGACCGGACTTGGCTGGTGGGAGAGCAATTTTCGTTAGCAGACTGTACTGCCGCACCGACACTTACTTATTTACGGCTGGTTTATGACTATCGACATTTACCCAACCTCACAAATTATATGAAACGGTTGGAGTCGCGAGCTTCGGTCGCTAGAGTTCAGCGCGAGGGGCGCATTCGGATGAATCAGATGCTGGCTTCACTGGCTTATCCACTGAAACTAGCTCCCTTGGCAGTAGCTCGTTAA
- a CDS encoding FAD-dependent monooxygenase: MNHRTIETQVLIVGGGPVGLAMALELRYQGIDCLLVEQSDGVIDHPKVGTVGPRSMEIFRRWGLAQSVRDAGWPADHPLDVAWVTAVGKHEIHRLKFGSHAERTLPPHSPESEHPCPHHWLVPLLTKELGIAPAGPINLNCRLESLESTQQGIVGQIKFLESGDTATVEAKYAVACDGASSLIRKTCGIDTLAHHPTRIFQNILFQAPELPEILGARRALVFFMMTPDNLRYPLRSMDGVGLYRLTATPHEDGTPRDSEKAVKEAVGIDTPIEILSTSLWYLTHRVATDYQSGNIFFVGDSAHTLSPSGGFGMNTGVSDALDLGWKLAAVLQGWASPQLLDTYQTERHPLAVAAVEEANLNLERTLKRTLPPEIMLDSPEGDRARQQMTEKMQHSDVNREFNAPGIHFGFYYESPAIATEPEKPPVQKPDEWTPTSYPGSRAPHAWLEANKSTLDLFGHGLVLLNFGDRDVTALIDTCQAKNVPLRTYQIDDREIAKIYEKTLVLVRPDGHVAWRGDDLPDDLDGTIDRIRGYF, from the coding sequence ATGAATCACCGGACGATCGAAACACAAGTATTAATTGTTGGTGGCGGCCCCGTGGGGCTAGCAATGGCCTTAGAACTGAGATACCAAGGCATCGATTGCTTGCTAGTAGAACAGTCTGATGGGGTCATCGATCACCCTAAAGTTGGGACTGTCGGGCCGCGATCGATGGAAATTTTCCGCCGTTGGGGTTTGGCTCAATCGGTTCGCGATGCGGGTTGGCCAGCAGACCATCCGCTCGATGTGGCATGGGTTACGGCTGTGGGCAAACATGAGATCCATCGCTTAAAGTTTGGTAGTCACGCCGAGCGAACCTTACCACCCCATAGCCCAGAATCAGAACATCCCTGTCCCCATCACTGGCTCGTGCCCTTACTCACCAAAGAGCTGGGTATTGCTCCGGCTGGGCCGATTAACCTCAACTGTCGTCTAGAAAGTTTGGAATCGACTCAGCAGGGAATTGTCGGTCAAATCAAATTTTTAGAGAGCGGCGATACAGCCACTGTCGAGGCTAAATACGCGGTTGCTTGCGATGGTGCGAGTAGCCTCATTCGGAAAACCTGCGGCATCGATACGCTCGCCCACCATCCCACCCGTATATTTCAAAACATTCTCTTTCAGGCACCAGAACTACCAGAGATTTTGGGAGCGCGTCGAGCATTGGTGTTCTTTATGATGACTCCAGATAATTTGCGTTATCCGCTGCGATCGATGGACGGGGTGGGTCTATATCGCTTAACCGCCACTCCCCACGAAGATGGCACCCCGCGCGATTCCGAAAAAGCAGTTAAAGAAGCCGTCGGGATCGATACGCCAATTGAAATTCTGTCTACCTCTCTGTGGTATTTAACCCATCGAGTTGCCACTGATTACCAGTCGGGAAACATCTTTTTTGTCGGTGACTCCGCGCATACGCTATCTCCTTCCGGCGGCTTCGGCATGAATACTGGGGTCTCGGATGCCTTAGATCTAGGTTGGAAACTGGCCGCTGTGTTGCAAGGCTGGGCTAGTCCCCAATTGCTAGATACCTATCAAACCGAACGTCATCCGCTAGCGGTTGCGGCTGTAGAAGAAGCTAATCTCAATCTGGAACGTACCCTCAAACGTACTCTACCACCTGAAATTATGCTGGACTCACCTGAAGGCGATCGCGCGCGCCAACAGATGACCGAAAAAATGCAACACAGTGATGTCAATCGCGAATTTAACGCGCCAGGAATTCACTTTGGCTTTTATTATGAATCGCCTGCTATTGCCACCGAACCAGAGAAACCACCCGTTCAAAAGCCGGATGAGTGGACTCCCACCAGCTATCCAGGCAGTCGCGCGCCACATGCCTGGTTAGAAGCAAATAAATCGACCTTAGATCTCTTCGGTCACGGCTTAGTATTACTTAATTTTGGCGATCGAGATGTGACAGCTTTAATCGATACTTGCCAAGCAAAAAATGTCCCCTTGCGAACTTATCAGATCGACGATCGGGAGATTGCCAAAATTTATGAAAAGACGTTGGTTTTGGTACGACCAGACGGACATGTAGCTTGGCGGGGCGATGATTTACCAGACGATCTCGATGGCACTATCGATCGAATTCGTGGCTATTTTTGA